In the genome of Vicia villosa cultivar HV-30 ecotype Madison, WI linkage group LG7, Vvil1.0, whole genome shotgun sequence, one region contains:
- the LOC131620382 gene encoding phosphoenolpyruvate carboxylase, housekeeping isozyme has translation MASRNLEKMASIDAQLRQLVPAKVSEDDKLVEYDALLLDRFLDILQDLHGEDLKETVQEVYELSAEYEGKHNPQKLEELGNLITSLDAGDSIVVAKSFSHMLNLANLAEEVQIAHRRRIKLKKGDFADENNATTESDIEETLKRLVGDLNKTPQEVFDALKNQTVDLVLTAHPTQSIRRSLLQKHGRIRNCLTQLYAKDITPDDKQELDEALQREIQAAFRTDEIRRTPPTPQDEMRAGMSYFHETIWMGVPKFLRRVDTALKNIGIDERVPYNAPLIQFSSWMGGDRDGNPRVTPEVTRDVCLLARMMAANLYYSQIEDLMFELSMWRCNDELRVRAEELNRSSKKDAVAKHYIEFWKNIPPNEPYRVLLGEVRDRLYQTRERSRHLLAHGYSDIPEEHTFTNVDEFLEPLELCYRSLCACGDRAIADGSLLDFLRQVSTFGLSLVRLDIRQESDRHTDVLDAITKHLEIGSYQEWSEEKRQQWLLSELSGKRPLFGTDLPQTEEIKDVLDTFHVIAELPSDNFGAYIISMATAPSDVLAVELLQRECHVKQPLRVVPLFEKLADLEAAPAALARLFSIDWYRNRINGKQEVMIGYSDSGKDAGRFSAAWQLYKAQEELIKVAKEYGVKLTMFHGRGGTVGRGGGPTHLAILSQPPDTIHGSLRVTVQGEVIEQSFGEQHLCFRTLQRFTAATLEHGMHPPISPKPEWRALMDQMAVIATEEYRSMVFQEPRFVEYFRLATPELEYGRMNIGSRPAKRKPSGGIETLRAIPWIFAWTQTRFHLPVWLGFGAAFKHVIDKDIRNLQMLQEMYNQWPFFRVTIDLVEMVFAKGDPGIAALYDRLLVSDDLWSFGELLRTKFEETKKLLLQVAAHKDLLEGDPYLKQRLRLRDSYITTLNVCQAYTLKRIRDPNYNVKLRPHISKEFIEISKAADELVTLNPTSEYAPGLEDTLILTMKGIAAGLQNTG, from the exons ATGGCGAGCAGAAACCTAGAGAAGATGGCATCCATCGATGCTCAGCTTCGGCAACTGGTTCCTGCTAAAGTCAGCGAGGATGACAAACTTGTTGAGTACGATGCTTTACTCTTGGATCGATTCCTTGATATTCTTCAGGATTTACATGGAGAGGATCTCAAGGAAACT GTTCAAGAAGTGTACGAACTTTCTGCTGAGTATGAAGGAAAGCACAACCCTCAGAAACTGGAGGAACTTGGAAATTTGATAACTAGTTTGGATGCCGGAGATTCTATTGTTGTAGCAAAGTCCTTTTCTCATATGCTTAACTTGGCGAATTTAGCGGAAGAGGTTCAGATTGCTCATCGCCGAAGGATTAAGTTGAAGAAGGGTGATTTTGCTGATGAGAATAATGCAACTACTGAATCTGATATTGAGGAAACTCTTAAGAGACTTGTAGGGGATTTGAACAAGACTCCTCAGGAGGTTTTTGATGCGCTTAAGAACCAGACTGTTGATTTGGTTCTTACTGCTCATCCTACTCAGTCGATTCGGAGATCTTTGCTTCAAAAGCATGGAAG GATACGGAATTGTTTGACACAATTGTATGCGAAAGACATCACTCCTGATGATAAGCAGGAGCTTGATGAGGCTCTACAGAGGGAG ATCCAAGCTGCCTTCCGTACTGATGAAATCAGGAGGACCCCTCCAACCCCACAAGATGAGATGAGAGCTGGGATGAGCTACTTCCATGAAACAATTTGGATGGGTGTACCTAAATTTCTCCGTCGTGTTGATACAGCCTTGAAGAACATAGGGATTGATGAACGTGTCCCGTATAATGCTCCACTTATTCAGTTTTCTTCTTGGATGGGTGGTGATCGTGATG GAAATCCAAGAGTAACTCCTGAAGTGACAAGAGATGTTTGCCTATTGGCTAGAATGATGGCTGCTAATTTGTATTACTCCCAGATTGAGGATCTTATGTTTGAA CTATCAATGTGGCGCTGCAATGATGAGCTACGTGTCCGTGCAGAAGAACTTAACAGGTCTTCTAAGAAAGATGCAGTCGCAAAACACTACATAG AGTTTTGGAAAAATATTCCTCCAAATGAACCATATCGAGTGCTACTTGGTGAAGTAAGGGATAGACTCTACCAAACTCGTGAGCGTTCTCGCCATTTGTTAGCTCATGGGTACTCTGACATTCCAGAGGAACATACCTTTACCAATGTTGACGAG TTCTTGGAACCTCTTGAACTCTGTTATAGATCACTTTGTGCTTGTGGTGATCGCGCAATTGCTGATGGAAGTCTTCTAGATTTCTTAAGGCAAGTCTCTACTTTTGGTCTTTCACTAGTCAGGCTTGATATCAGGCAAGAGTCAGACCGTCATACCGATGTGTTGGATGCCATTACAAAACACCTGGAAATTGGCTCCTACCAAGAATGGTCTGAAGAAAAGCGGCAGCAATGGCTTTTATCTGAACTGAGTGGCAAACGCCCCTTGTTCGGGACTGATCTTCCTCAAACCGAAGAAATTAAAGATGTTTTGGACACATTTCACGTCATAGCTGAACTACCATCAGACAACTTTGGAGCATATATCATATCAATGGCTACTGCACCATCCGATGTGCTTGCAGTTGAACTTCTACAACGCGAATGTCATGTCAAGCAACCACTGAGAGTTGTACCGTTGTTTGAGAAGCTTGCAGATCTGGAGGCAGCTCCTGCCGCTCTGGCCAGGTTGTTTTCAATAGATTGGTACAGAAATCGGATCAATGGGAAACAAGAAGTTATGATTGGGTATTCTGATTCAGGTAAAGATGCTGGAAGATTTTCTGCTGCATGGCAGCTATACAAGGCTCAAGAGGAGCTTATAAAGGTAGCTAAGGAATATGGTGTTAAACTGACTATGTTCCATGGTCGCGGAGGGACTGTTGGAAGAGGTGGCGGTCCCACTCATCTTGCTATCCTGTCTCAGCCTCCAGATACCATCCATGGATCGCTTCGTGTAACTGTCCAAGGCGAAGTTATTGAGCAATCATTTGGTGAGCAGCACTTGTGTTTCAGAACGCTACAACGTTTCACTGCAGCTACTCTAGAGCATGGAATGCATCCTCCAATATCTCCCAAACCAGAATGGCGTGCTTTGATGGATCAGATGGCTGTCATTGCCACAGAGGAGTACCGTAGTATGGTATTCCAAGAACCCCGTTTTGTTGAGTATTTCAGGCTG GCTACTCCAGAGTTGGAGTATGGCCGTATGAATATCGGAAGTCGACCAGCCAAGCGAAAGCCAAGTGGAGGTATTGAGACACTCCGTGCTATACCTTGGATTTTTGCCTGGACACAAACAAGGTTTCATCTTCCAGTGTGGCTAGGCTTTGGGGCAGCATTTAAGCATGTTATTGACAAGGATATTAGAAATCTTCAAATGCTTCAAGAGATGTACAATCAATGGCCTTTCTTTAGGGTCACTATTGATTTAGTGGAAATGGTGTTTGCTAAGGGAGACCCTGGTATTGCTGCTCTGTATGACAGGCTCCTTGTTTCAGACGATCTATGGTCATTTGGGGAGCTGTTGAGAACCAAATTCGAAGAAACTAAGAAACTTCTTCTTCAG GTTGCTGCGCACAAGGATCTTCTTGAGGGAGATCCTTACTTGAAGCAAAGACTCCGCCTGCGTGATTCGTACATTACTACCTTGAATGTTTGTCAGGCTTACACATTGAAACGCATCCGTGATCCAAACTATAATGTGAAGCTACGCCCCCATATCTCCAAAGAGTTTATAGAGATAAGTAAAGCTGCTGATGAACTTGTAACACTGAACCCAACAAGTGAATATGCACCTGGTTTGGAAGACACCCTCATTCTCACCATGAAGGGTATTGCTGCTGGCTTGCAAAACACTGGTTAA